From Actinoplanes oblitus, a single genomic window includes:
- a CDS encoding chorismate-binding protein: protein MVHAQGSGDHSPVPPLGAPPAAPTACRARHHALRVFQWYRSDSGDPAELLTGFLAANGLAVRNLGRSADKSRPDGHSDICGASLYVSADAGCVMINATSGAASPVPVVPDVYAVVWVHAGRGAPGSPQHETGWQLGPWRASWTPEQHADAVEQVREAIGRGDVYQVNVVGHACAPYVGNPTAALRRVAALPGAKYGGVLGDAAGRWALATASPETLVEVRDGRVLTRPIKGTRPATAAGRRELLASAKERAEHVMIVDLERNDLARLPGTGPVRVDELFAVRRWCGLWQAESVVSAPLDGDVGLAELLRAVCPGGSVTGAPKLAALDQIAAREPVGRGVSMGALGWIGHDHLDLGLSIRTVAVDGTRVHAWAGGGITADSDPQAEVAEAAAKAGPLRAALEMGDTAGT, encoded by the coding sequence ATGGTCCACGCGCAGGGGTCCGGTGACCACTCTCCGGTACCTCCTCTCGGTGCTCCGCCGGCGGCTCCGACCGCCTGCCGTGCCCGTCACCATGCGTTACGTGTCTTCCAGTGGTACCGGAGTGATTCCGGTGACCCTGCCGAGCTTCTGACCGGGTTCCTGGCCGCCAACGGACTCGCGGTGCGAAACCTCGGCCGTTCGGCTGACAAATCTCGGCCGGATGGCCATTCCGATATCTGTGGAGCGTCGCTCTACGTATCCGCCGATGCCGGATGCGTGATGATCAACGCCACGTCCGGCGCCGCCAGTCCGGTCCCGGTGGTCCCGGACGTGTACGCCGTCGTCTGGGTACACGCCGGCCGGGGTGCTCCCGGTTCACCCCAGCATGAAACCGGCTGGCAACTCGGCCCGTGGCGGGCGAGCTGGACGCCGGAGCAGCACGCCGACGCCGTTGAGCAGGTGCGCGAGGCGATCGGGCGGGGCGACGTGTACCAGGTCAACGTCGTCGGGCACGCCTGCGCGCCGTACGTCGGAAATCCGACCGCGGCCCTGCGCCGCGTCGCGGCCCTGCCCGGCGCGAAGTATGGCGGGGTCCTCGGCGACGCCGCGGGGCGCTGGGCGCTCGCCACCGCCTCCCCGGAGACCCTGGTCGAGGTGCGCGACGGGCGGGTGCTGACCCGGCCGATCAAGGGCACCCGCCCGGCCACCGCGGCCGGTCGCCGGGAACTGCTCGCCTCGGCCAAGGAACGCGCCGAGCATGTCATGATCGTCGACCTGGAGCGCAACGACCTCGCCCGGCTGCCCGGTACCGGGCCGGTGCGCGTCGACGAGCTGTTCGCGGTCCGCCGATGGTGCGGTCTCTGGCAGGCCGAATCGGTCGTCTCGGCGCCCCTGGACGGCGACGTCGGGCTCGCCGAACTGCTCCGCGCGGTCTGCCCCGGCGGCAGCGTCACCGGCGCGCCCAAGCTCGCCGCGCTCGACCAGATCGCGGCCCGGGAACCGGTCGGGCGCGGGGTGAGCATGGGCGCCCTCGGCTGGATCGGTCACGATCACCTCGACCTGGGCCTGAGCATCCGGACCGTGGCGGTCGACGGGACCCGGGTGCACGCGTGGGCCGGCGGCGGGATCACCGCCGACAGCGATCCCCAGGCCGAGGTGGCGGAGGCGGCGGCGAAGGCCGGGCCGCTGCGCGCGGCGCTGGAGATGGGTGACACAGCCGGCACATAG
- the gcvP gene encoding aminomethyl-transferring glycine dehydrogenase, which translates to MTSSFTHRHIGPQADEQAEMLKAVGYESLDQLMDAAVPESIRFRGVLDLPAGASEEETIAELRAIAARNSLVTPMIGLGYYGTHTPAVIKRNVLENPAWYTAYTPYQPEISQGRLEALLNFQTMVTDLTGLTTANASMLDEATAVAEAMTLARRASKVKSLVYAVDADTFPQTLAVLRTRAEPLGIEVELVDLDTGELPEEYFGLHLQYPGASGAVRDHAALIEAAHAKGALVTVAADLLALTLLRAPGEIGADIAAGTTQRFGVPLGFGGPHAGYLAVRGGLERSLPGRLVGVSKDADGAPAYRLALQTREQHIRREKATSNICTAQVLLAVMASMYAVYHGPAGLRAIAKRVHEHALTLAGSLAAAGVEVAHQAFFDTVTAVVPGRAESIVAAAAADGVDLRLVDADRVSIACDETTTAAHVATVLAAFGATVAEPAACGAKPLARTSDYLHHPVFNTHHSETGMLRYLRKLSDRDYALDRGMIPLGSCTMKLNATTEMEAVTWPEFANIHPFAPVGQVQGYERLVAQLEGWLAEITGYDAVSVQPNAGSQGELAGLLAIRGYHRSRGAADRDVCLIPSSAHGTNAASAVMAGMRVVVVACDENGNVDLTDLAAKIEKHASSLAAIMVTYPSTHGVYETGIAELCERVHEAGGQVYVDGANLNALVGFAKPGKFGADVSHLNLHKTFCIPHGGGGPGVGPVAVRAHLAEFLPGNPLEPGDHHAVSAAAHGSAGILPISWAYVRMMGPDGLAQATATAVLAANYVASRLREHYPVLYAGEHGLVAHECILDLRPITKATGVSVDDVAKRLIDYGFHAPTMSFPVAGTLMVEPTESEDLAELDRFCAAMIAIKGEIDQVAAGVWPRDDNPLANAPHTASAVSADEWSHPYPRSVAGFPEGVDRTAKYWPPVRRIDGAYGDRNLVCSCPSPEAFES; encoded by the coding sequence GATCGGGCTCGGCTACTACGGCACCCACACGCCCGCGGTGATCAAGCGGAACGTGCTGGAGAACCCGGCCTGGTACACCGCGTACACGCCGTACCAGCCGGAGATCAGCCAGGGCCGGCTCGAGGCGCTGCTCAACTTCCAGACCATGGTCACCGACCTGACCGGGCTCACCACGGCGAACGCGTCGATGCTCGACGAGGCCACCGCGGTCGCGGAGGCCATGACGCTCGCGCGCCGCGCTTCCAAGGTCAAGAGCTTGGTGTACGCGGTGGACGCCGACACCTTCCCGCAGACCCTGGCCGTGCTGCGGACCCGTGCCGAACCGCTGGGCATCGAGGTCGAGCTGGTCGACCTGGACACCGGGGAGCTGCCGGAGGAGTACTTCGGCCTGCACCTGCAGTACCCGGGCGCGTCCGGCGCGGTGCGTGACCACGCCGCCCTGATCGAGGCCGCGCACGCCAAGGGCGCCCTGGTCACCGTCGCCGCGGACCTGCTCGCCCTGACGCTGCTGCGGGCACCGGGGGAGATCGGGGCGGACATCGCGGCGGGCACGACGCAGCGGTTCGGCGTACCGCTGGGCTTCGGTGGCCCGCACGCGGGCTATCTCGCGGTGCGCGGCGGCCTGGAGCGCAGCCTGCCCGGCCGGCTGGTCGGGGTGTCCAAGGACGCCGACGGCGCGCCCGCCTACCGGCTCGCGCTGCAGACCCGTGAGCAGCACATCCGCCGGGAGAAGGCGACCAGCAACATCTGCACCGCGCAGGTCCTGCTCGCCGTGATGGCCAGCATGTACGCGGTCTACCACGGCCCGGCCGGCCTGCGGGCGATCGCCAAGCGGGTGCACGAGCACGCCCTGACCCTGGCCGGCAGCCTCGCCGCGGCCGGCGTCGAGGTCGCCCACCAGGCGTTCTTCGACACCGTCACCGCCGTCGTGCCGGGCCGTGCCGAGTCGATCGTGGCGGCTGCCGCGGCAGACGGCGTGGACCTGCGCCTGGTCGACGCGGACCGGGTCTCGATCGCCTGCGACGAGACCACCACCGCGGCGCACGTCGCGACGGTGCTCGCCGCCTTCGGTGCCACCGTCGCCGAGCCGGCCGCCTGCGGTGCCAAGCCGCTCGCCCGGACCAGCGACTACCTGCACCACCCGGTGTTCAACACCCACCACTCCGAGACCGGCATGCTGCGCTACCTGCGCAAGCTCTCCGACCGGGACTACGCGCTGGACCGCGGCATGATCCCGCTGGGCTCGTGCACGATGAAGCTGAACGCCACCACCGAGATGGAGGCGGTCACCTGGCCGGAGTTCGCGAACATCCACCCGTTCGCGCCGGTCGGCCAGGTGCAGGGCTACGAGCGGCTGGTCGCCCAGCTGGAGGGCTGGCTCGCCGAGATCACCGGGTACGACGCGGTGAGCGTCCAGCCCAACGCCGGCTCCCAGGGCGAGCTGGCCGGGCTGCTGGCGATCCGCGGCTACCACCGCTCGCGCGGCGCGGCGGACCGGGACGTCTGCCTGATCCCGTCCTCGGCGCACGGCACCAACGCGGCCAGCGCCGTGATGGCCGGCATGCGGGTGGTGGTGGTGGCCTGCGACGAGAACGGCAACGTCGACCTCACCGACCTGGCCGCCAAGATCGAGAAGCACGCGTCCTCGCTGGCCGCGATCATGGTGACCTACCCGTCGACCCACGGCGTCTACGAGACCGGCATCGCCGAGCTGTGCGAGCGGGTGCACGAGGCCGGCGGCCAGGTGTACGTCGACGGGGCCAACCTGAACGCCCTGGTCGGCTTCGCCAAGCCGGGCAAGTTCGGTGCCGACGTGTCGCACCTGAACCTGCACAAGACGTTCTGCATCCCGCACGGCGGCGGTGGCCCCGGCGTCGGCCCGGTCGCGGTCCGTGCCCACCTCGCCGAGTTCCTGCCCGGCAACCCGCTGGAGCCGGGCGACCACCACGCCGTCTCGGCCGCCGCGCACGGCTCGGCGGGCATCCTGCCGATCTCCTGGGCCTACGTGCGGATGATGGGCCCGGACGGCCTGGCCCAGGCCACCGCGACAGCGGTGCTCGCCGCCAACTACGTGGCGTCCCGGCTGCGTGAGCACTACCCGGTCCTCTACGCGGGGGAGCACGGCCTGGTGGCCCACGAGTGCATCCTCGACCTGCGGCCGATCACCAAGGCCACCGGCGTCAGCGTGGACGACGTGGCGAAACGGCTGATCGATTACGGCTTCCACGCGCCGACCATGTCGTTCCCGGTGGCCGGCACCCTGATGGTGGAGCCGACCGAGAGCGAGGACCTCGCCGAGCTGGACCGGTTCTGCGCCGCGATGATCGCGATCAAGGGGGAGATCGACCAGGTGGCGGCTGGTGTCTGGCCCCGGGACGACAACCCGCTGGCGAACGCGCCGCACACCGCCTCGGCGGTCAGCGCTGACGAGTGGTCGCACCCGTACCCGCGCTCGGTGGCCGGGTTCCCGGAGGGCGTCGACCGGACGGCGAAGTACTGGCCGCCGGTGCGCCGCATCGACGGGGCGTACGGGGACCGGAACCTCGTCTGCTCCTGCCCCTCACCGGAGGCGTTCGAGAGCTGA
- a CDS encoding sigma-70 family RNA polymerase sigma factor has translation MLELLDPPAPAPGRAPATTEEFTRFASDSSPRLHSTAFQLCRDWHLAQDLTQATLTKLFLSWERAAGSENLSAYAQKVLLRTYLDHRRRRSSTEVVPGELREPSYSVDRDLRITMLDALGRLPVRDRTIVLLRYFADQSVEQVAAELDVPITVVKSQTRRSLMKLKQVLSRERTALFAA, from the coding sequence ATGCTTGAACTCCTCGACCCACCGGCCCCGGCCCCCGGCCGTGCGCCCGCGACGACCGAGGAGTTCACGCGTTTCGCGTCGGACAGTTCGCCGCGGTTGCACAGCACCGCGTTCCAGCTCTGCCGCGACTGGCACCTGGCCCAGGACCTGACCCAGGCCACGCTGACCAAGCTGTTCCTGAGCTGGGAGCGGGCCGCCGGCAGCGAAAACCTTTCGGCGTACGCCCAGAAGGTGCTGTTGCGCACGTACCTCGACCATCGCCGCCGCCGCAGCTCCACCGAAGTGGTGCCGGGGGAGTTGCGGGAGCCGTCCTACTCGGTGGACCGGGACCTGCGGATCACCATGCTGGACGCGCTGGGGCGGCTCCCGGTCCGGGACCGGACGATAGTGCTGCTGCGGTACTTCGCCGATCAGAGCGTCGAGCAGGTGGCGGCGGAGCTGGATGTGCCGATCACTGTGGTGAAGAGTCAGACCCGGCGGTCGCTGATGAAGCTGAAGCAGGTGCTGTCGCGGGAGCGGACGGCCCTCTTCGCGGCGTGA
- a CDS encoding AAA family ATPase, producing MTALADPLHLDPAAVAGGVLVPAGARDLRGRRVGELNYPARSVLVVAGVPGAGKTTLLKRLFPRPGVRLLDSERARVEWSPYFGAVPYRYWRPLVHAAHYVRLFRALRGDESIVVHESGTRSWVRKLITAAATRAGRRTHLLLLDVAASEALAGQEARRRKVRRSSFAQHYRNWQRLLTDVADPAHRIHREAATITVIDRSVASDLTAIRFDGLQPVASAGVSFAGLVGAPAVGIGSASPARSAAQPARPAAQPARPAA from the coding sequence ATGACCGCCCTCGCCGACCCTCTTCACCTCGACCCGGCCGCCGTTGCCGGAGGCGTCCTCGTTCCGGCCGGTGCGCGCGACCTTCGTGGCCGGCGGGTCGGTGAGCTGAACTACCCGGCGCGCTCGGTGCTGGTCGTCGCGGGGGTTCCCGGAGCGGGCAAGACCACGCTGCTCAAGCGGCTCTTCCCGCGGCCCGGCGTGCGGCTGCTGGACTCGGAGCGGGCACGTGTCGAGTGGAGTCCGTACTTCGGGGCGGTGCCGTACCGCTACTGGCGCCCGCTGGTGCACGCCGCCCACTACGTGCGGCTGTTCCGGGCCCTGCGCGGCGACGAGTCGATCGTGGTGCACGAGAGCGGTACCCGGTCCTGGGTCCGCAAACTGATCACCGCGGCGGCGACCCGAGCCGGGCGGCGGACCCACCTGCTGCTGCTGGACGTGGCCGCGTCGGAGGCCCTCGCCGGACAGGAAGCCCGCCGGCGCAAGGTGCGGCGGTCGTCGTTCGCCCAGCACTACCGCAACTGGCAGCGGCTGCTCACCGACGTCGCCGACCCGGCACACCGGATCCACCGCGAGGCCGCCACCATCACTGTCATCGACCGCTCCGTGGCCTCCGACCTGACCGCCATCCGCTTCGACGGCCTGCAGCCGGTGGCTTCCGCGGGCGTCTCATTCGCCGGCCTCGTCGGCGCGCCCGCCGTCGGTATCGGTT
- a CDS encoding DUF5999 family protein has protein sequence MCQHRTPCPPADAIDREAARTVATFCEQGWSLLCNGVIVFEDTGELLPDGTTIEPHRGPAVHALAA, from the coding sequence ATGTGCCAGCACCGAACCCCCTGCCCTCCAGCCGACGCGATCGATCGTGAGGCCGCCCGCACCGTGGCGACCTTCTGCGAACAGGGCTGGAGCCTGCTCTGCAACGGCGTCATCGTCTTCGAGGACACCGGAGAGCTGCTTCCGGACGGTACGACGATCGAGCCGCACCGCGGCCCGGCGGTCCACGCCCTCGCCGCGTAA